In the Duncaniella freteri genome, one interval contains:
- a CDS encoding ABC-F family ATP-binding cassette domain-containing protein — translation MIAVNNLGIQFGKRVLFQDVNLKFTPGNCYGIIGANGAGKSTLMRILSDQLSPTHGTVTQGPGERMSVLEQDHFKFDDCTVIETVLRGHTVLWDIMQEKDALYAKEDFSDADGIRASELEERFAELEGWNAESEAAALLSGLGIKEDKHYTLMRDMSGNEKVRVLLAKALFGNPDNLLLDEPTNDLDLDTVAWLEDYLSKFENTVLVVSHDRHFLDSVCTHTLDIDYNKLTLFAGNYSFWYESSQLALRQQQQANKKAEEKRKELLEFIQRFSANVAKSKQTTSRKKMLEKLNVEEIQPSSRRYPGIIFTPNREPGNKILEVKGLSASIDGEVLFKDVNFQVEKGDKIAFLSHDPRAMTALFEIVTGNRKPDAGTYEWGQTITTAYLPLDNTGFFNTDLSLVDWLSQYSNDNSEIYLKGFLGKMLFSGEEVLKKASVLSGGEKMRCMIARMMMTDANTLVLDSPTNHLDLESIQAFNNTLQSFKGNLLLSSHDHEFIQTVCNRIIELTPNGTIDKLMDYDDYITDAKVLAAREKMYS, via the coding sequence GCGAACGGTGCCGGAAAATCGACTCTCATGCGCATACTCAGCGACCAGCTCAGCCCGACTCACGGAACAGTGACACAAGGACCTGGCGAACGTATGAGCGTGCTTGAGCAGGACCACTTCAAGTTTGACGACTGCACAGTAATCGAAACTGTGCTACGCGGGCACACCGTACTGTGGGACATCATGCAGGAGAAGGATGCCCTTTATGCCAAGGAGGACTTCTCGGATGCCGACGGCATACGCGCCTCGGAACTTGAGGAACGATTCGCAGAGCTCGAAGGATGGAACGCCGAGAGCGAGGCAGCCGCGCTGCTCAGCGGTCTCGGCATTAAGGAGGACAAGCACTATACCCTCATGCGCGACATGAGCGGTAACGAGAAGGTGCGTGTGCTTCTTGCCAAAGCACTCTTCGGCAATCCTGACAACCTGCTTCTCGACGAGCCTACCAACGACCTTGACCTCGACACTGTGGCATGGCTGGAGGACTACCTGTCAAAGTTTGAGAACACTGTACTGGTTGTGAGCCATGACCGTCACTTCCTTGATTCGGTGTGCACCCACACTCTTGACATTGACTATAACAAGCTGACACTTTTTGCCGGAAACTACAGTTTCTGGTACGAATCGTCACAGCTTGCCCTGCGCCAGCAGCAGCAGGCCAATAAGAAGGCTGAGGAAAAGCGTAAGGAGCTGCTTGAATTCATACAGCGATTCAGCGCGAACGTAGCCAAGTCAAAACAGACCACCTCTCGCAAAAAGATGCTTGAGAAACTCAATGTCGAGGAGATCCAGCCATCGTCACGCCGCTATCCGGGCATAATCTTCACCCCCAACCGCGAACCAGGCAACAAGATACTTGAGGTGAAAGGACTGTCGGCAAGCATTGACGGCGAAGTGCTGTTCAAGGATGTGAACTTCCAGGTGGAGAAGGGTGACAAGATAGCGTTCCTGAGCCATGACCCGCGTGCGATGACTGCCCTGTTTGAAATCGTCACCGGCAACCGGAAGCCCGACGCCGGCACCTACGAGTGGGGACAGACCATCACTACCGCGTATCTGCCGCTTGACAACACAGGGTTCTTCAACACCGACCTGAGTCTTGTCGACTGGCTGTCGCAATACTCCAACGATAACTCGGAAATATATCTCAAAGGCTTCCTCGGCAAGATGCTCTTCTCAGGCGAGGAGGTGCTCAAGAAAGCTTCGGTGCTATCAGGCGGCGAGAAGATGCGATGCATGATAGCACGCATGATGATGACTGATGCCAATACCCTGGTGCTTGACTCGCCTACCAACCATCTTGACCTTGAGTCAATACAGGCGTTCAACAACACACTACAGTCGTTCAAAGGCAATCTGCTGCTGTCAAGCCATGACCATGAGTTCATACAGACCGTGTGCAACCGTATCATCGAGCTAACACCCAACGGCACCATCGACAAGCTGATGGATTACGATGATTACATCACTGACGCGAAGGTGCTTGCAGCAAGGGAGAAAATGTACTCGTAA
- a CDS encoding IS4 family transposase translates to MSKSSNFFGQPTYGQLIKSLDREKIVEISRKHGGEKYVKSFDGYTHLLTMLYAVIQRFDSLREIETSMTAEVRKLHHVGIDTVPRRSTLSDANARRSEKFFEDVYRDLYAANKDILSSDSRRNGTEEWIRRLRIIDSTTITLFSNAIFKGVGRHPKTGKKKGGIKVHSVIHANEGVHCDVQFTSAATNDSFMLAPSHYSHNEIVALDRAYINYAKFEELTDRGVVYVTKMKKNLSYEILVDCMHQNPQGLMEYREQVVVFRKDGINHIARIITYVDIKKGKKPKLISLLTNDFDMPLETIVAIYRRRWQIESLFKQIKQNFPLRYFYGESANAIKIQIWVTLIANLLLSVLQSTLQRRWSFSGLATIVRIVLMYYLNLEKFLNQPDADLKIMLAEASESPPEDPENC, encoded by the coding sequence ATGAGTAAAAGTAGTAATTTCTTCGGACAGCCGACATATGGTCAGCTGATAAAATCACTTGATCGTGAAAAAATAGTTGAAATCAGCCGAAAACACGGCGGAGAGAAGTATGTCAAGAGCTTTGACGGCTATACGCATTTGCTTACGATGCTATATGCTGTCATACAGCGCTTCGATTCATTGCGTGAGATAGAGACTTCTATGACAGCCGAGGTACGCAAACTCCATCATGTAGGCATTGACACTGTGCCCAGGCGGAGCACCTTGTCGGATGCAAATGCCAGACGTTCAGAGAAGTTCTTTGAAGATGTATACCGCGACTTGTATGCAGCCAATAAAGACATTCTTTCCTCGGACAGCCGACGCAATGGCACGGAAGAGTGGATAAGACGGCTTAGAATCATCGATTCCACTACAATCACGTTGTTCTCCAATGCTATTTTCAAGGGTGTTGGCCGTCATCCGAAGACGGGAAAGAAGAAAGGCGGCATCAAGGTACACTCGGTCATACATGCCAACGAGGGCGTTCACTGCGACGTACAGTTCACTTCGGCAGCGACCAATGACTCCTTCATGCTTGCACCGAGCCATTACAGCCACAACGAGATAGTAGCACTTGACCGTGCATATATCAACTATGCCAAATTCGAGGAACTGACGGATCGAGGGGTGGTATATGTAACCAAAATGAAGAAAAACCTCAGTTATGAAATACTTGTGGACTGTATGCACCAGAATCCGCAGGGACTGATGGAGTACCGTGAACAGGTCGTAGTGTTCCGTAAAGACGGCATCAACCACATTGCAAGAATAATCACATACGTTGACATTAAGAAAGGCAAGAAGCCAAAACTTATATCGCTTCTCACCAATGACTTCGACATGCCTCTGGAGACAATCGTGGCCATCTACCGTCGCCGATGGCAGATTGAGTCGCTTTTCAAGCAGATAAAGCAGAACTTCCCTTTGCGATACTTCTATGGCGAAAGTGCCAATGCCATAAAAATACAGATTTGGGTAACGCTCATAGCTAATCTGTTGCTCTCGGTCTTACAAAGCACCTTGCAAAGGCGTTGGAGCTTTTCTGGACTGGCTACAATCGTCAGAATTGTACTGATGTATTATCTGAATCTCGAAAAGTTCCTAAATCAGCCCGACGCTGACTTGAAAATCATGCTCGCAGAGGCCTCGGAATCCCCTCCTGAAGATCCCGAAAACTGCTGA
- a CDS encoding nitrilase-related carbon-nitrogen hydrolase has translation MKICAIPFDIVYASPEENIIAVECALRLVEPDTDLVVLPELFTTAFVPDIDSVEKLAESNDGTTVESLRRWAKSFGFAVAGSFLVTDGAGHYFNRGFFMEPSGTVTFYDKRHLFPLSTEDKVYTPGRDMAPRISYLGWVFRIVICFDIRFPVWTRNRPDDMYDVLIVPSNWPHSRADQFKILLAARAVENQIYVVGADRSGKDAYGEYLDSDSGIYDNLGKPVHDTRKGLIYAVLDKESLHEGRRRFPAYVATDKWSIEL, from the coding sequence ATGAAGATTTGTGCCATACCTTTCGACATTGTGTATGCCTCGCCGGAGGAAAACATTATCGCCGTGGAGTGCGCCTTAAGGCTGGTGGAGCCTGACACCGATCTGGTGGTCCTCCCCGAACTGTTCACCACCGCTTTTGTCCCTGACATTGATTCGGTTGAGAAATTGGCTGAGAGCAATGACGGCACCACTGTGGAGTCTCTGCGTCGTTGGGCGAAAAGTTTCGGCTTTGCTGTCGCAGGAAGCTTCCTTGTTACCGATGGGGCAGGGCACTACTTCAACCGTGGCTTCTTTATGGAGCCTTCGGGCACCGTCACTTTCTATGACAAGCGTCATCTGTTCCCGCTGTCGACCGAGGATAAAGTCTACACCCCGGGACGCGATATGGCTCCGCGCATCAGCTATCTCGGATGGGTATTCCGTATAGTCATCTGTTTTGACATCCGTTTCCCAGTGTGGACACGCAATCGTCCTGACGATATGTATGATGTACTCATTGTGCCGTCCAACTGGCCCCACTCGCGTGCCGATCAGTTCAAGATACTCCTTGCTGCGCGTGCTGTGGAGAATCAGATATATGTTGTCGGTGCCGACCGTTCGGGCAAGGATGCCTACGGAGAATATCTCGACAGTGATTCGGGTATATACGACAATCTCGGAAAGCCTGTCCATGACACACGTAAGGGGCTTATTTATGCTGTCCTTGACAAAGAGTCTCTGCATGAAGGTCGCCGACGTTTTCCTGCATATGTAGCCACCGACAAGTGGTCGATCGAACTGTAG
- a CDS encoding 1-acyl-sn-glycerol-3-phosphate acyltransferase codes for MGFCKSVLKLFGWRVICSVPDYPKSIVCVAPHTSNWDFLLCEFAYWSLGRKAGFLMKESWFFFPMKYLFRALGGIPVSRKRGGPSLTDIIIRKFNESSRLCLAIAPEGTRSRVTEWHTGFLHIAYEAKIPVALGAIDAERKLVHLEKTFTPTGDIQADMRAVKEYYRGFQGIRSDKFSAE; via the coding sequence ATGGGATTCTGTAAAAGCGTATTGAAGCTCTTCGGATGGCGGGTGATATGTTCTGTCCCCGACTATCCGAAGAGCATCGTCTGTGTAGCACCCCACACATCCAACTGGGATTTCTTGCTCTGTGAGTTCGCCTATTGGTCATTGGGTCGCAAGGCCGGGTTCCTTATGAAGGAATCCTGGTTCTTCTTCCCTATGAAATATCTTTTCCGGGCTCTTGGCGGTATCCCTGTGTCACGCAAGCGTGGCGGTCCGTCGTTGACAGATATTATTATACGTAAGTTCAACGAATCATCACGCCTGTGCCTTGCCATAGCCCCTGAGGGTACACGGTCGCGTGTCACCGAGTGGCACACAGGTTTCCTCCACATAGCCTATGAGGCTAAGATCCCTGTGGCGCTCGGCGCGATTGATGCAGAGCGCAAGCTGGTGCATCTGGAAAAGACTTTTACCCCTACAGGCGATATCCAGGCTGACATGCGTGCGGTCAAGGAGTACTATCGCGGGTTTCAAGGGATACGATCCGATAAATTCTCTGCCGAATGA
- the thrC gene encoding threonine synthase, producing MKFYSINRKAPSATLREAVMNGLAPDGGLYMPERIPVIPKAFFNNISGMSIRDIAFVVADLMLGSDIDSSDIREIVNDTFSFDIPLVRIDKDIYSLELFHGPTLAFKDVGARFLARVISRLSSRSESRMVKVLLATSGDSGGAVAAGFKDVPGVELFILYPSERLSRMQLDRLNVPGSQVHAIEVLGTFDDCQRLVKEAFADVELRQEFDITSANSINICRLLPQMFYFFHAYASLVGSEGGFPDDVVVSVPSGNLGNLTAGLLAWRMGLPVTRFVVANNANDVTVNYLLSGKFIPRRAVRTVACAMDVGNPSNLSRILDLFGSDYGPLSRFVKGYSYTDEDILGSMSRTYSADSYLLDPHGAAALAALRDDLRPGEKGIFLATAHPSKFPRAVSDATGVEFKVKDIQDSAHRSTHPRISASYEALKKILMNENAQTVV from the coding sequence ATGAAATTCTACAGCATTAATCGAAAAGCACCCTCAGCCACACTGAGGGAAGCCGTCATGAACGGTCTCGCGCCCGATGGTGGTCTGTACATGCCTGAACGTATTCCGGTGATACCTAAGGCATTCTTCAATAATATATCAGGAATGAGCATCCGCGACATAGCTTTTGTCGTTGCCGATTTGATGCTTGGATCCGATATCGATTCTTCTGATATAAGGGAAATCGTCAATGACACATTCTCGTTTGACATACCGCTTGTCAGGATTGATAAAGACATATATTCTCTCGAATTGTTTCATGGTCCGACACTTGCGTTCAAGGATGTCGGCGCACGGTTCCTTGCGCGCGTGATCAGCCGATTGTCATCTCGGTCTGAATCTCGTATGGTGAAAGTGTTGTTGGCTACATCCGGAGATTCGGGTGGTGCCGTCGCAGCAGGATTCAAGGACGTTCCGGGGGTTGAACTCTTCATATTATATCCTTCTGAACGGTTGTCACGCATGCAGCTTGACCGGCTCAATGTACCTGGCAGCCAGGTGCATGCCATAGAGGTCCTTGGCACATTCGATGACTGCCAGCGTCTTGTCAAAGAAGCATTTGCCGATGTCGAACTTCGCCAGGAATTTGACATCACATCTGCCAATTCCATCAACATCTGCCGCCTTCTTCCTCAGATGTTCTATTTCTTCCATGCCTACGCTTCGCTTGTCGGCAGTGAAGGTGGTTTCCCCGACGATGTGGTGGTGTCGGTCCCTTCCGGCAATCTCGGCAATCTCACAGCCGGTCTTCTTGCATGGAGGATGGGGTTGCCGGTGACTCGCTTTGTTGTTGCCAACAATGCCAATGACGTTACCGTCAATTATCTTTTGTCCGGTAAGTTCATACCGCGTAGGGCAGTACGTACGGTGGCATGTGCCATGGACGTGGGCAATCCATCCAACCTTTCGCGCATTCTCGACCTGTTCGGGAGTGACTACGGACCGTTGTCAAGGTTTGTCAAAGGGTATTCATATACCGACGAGGATATTCTCGGGTCCATGTCGCGTACATATTCCGCTGATTCCTATCTCCTTGATCCGCATGGAGCAGCGGCTCTCGCGGCATTGCGCGATGACCTCAGGCCGGGCGAGAAAGGGATATTCCTTGCCACAGCCCATCCCTCTAAATTCCCTCGTGCCGTCAGTGATGCCACAGGTGTTGAGTTCAAGGTCAAGGACATTCAGGATTCGGCTCATCGATCCACCCATCCGCGCATATCAGCCTCGTACGAGGCACTTAAGAAGATTCTTATGAACGAAAACGCACAGACCGTTGTTTAA
- a CDS encoding 4-hydroxy-3-methylbut-2-enyl diphosphate reductase, with amino-acid sequence MMLVEIDARSGFCHGVVTAIRKAEEELERTDAPLYCLGDIVHNSDEVERLERKGLSTITHDDLPRLCGSRVLLRAHGEPPSTYAVASRLGIELVDATCPVVLQLQRRIKDTYDNDEPRPQIVIYGKAGHAEVNGLVGQTNGEAIVVENLSQLDRIDFSRDIALYSQTTMPLSGFAEMTREIERRKAPGVSFRYFDTICRQVANRVNHLREFAGAHDVVLFVAGAKSSNGKVLYNECRAVNPRTYLVSSSDDFDSSWISGAESVGICGATSTPRWLMEQVRDALTDYISKKFHEA; translated from the coding sequence CTGATGTTGGTAGAGATAGATGCCCGCTCAGGGTTTTGCCACGGAGTGGTGACTGCCATACGCAAGGCTGAGGAGGAGTTGGAGCGTACCGACGCGCCTCTCTATTGCCTTGGTGATATTGTCCACAACAGTGATGAGGTGGAACGCCTGGAGAGAAAAGGGTTGTCGACCATAACTCACGACGATCTTCCGCGCCTGTGTGGATCGAGGGTGCTTTTACGAGCCCATGGCGAGCCGCCATCGACATATGCCGTGGCTTCTCGGCTCGGCATAGAGCTTGTCGATGCCACTTGTCCTGTGGTGTTGCAGCTTCAGCGTCGCATCAAGGACACTTACGACAATGATGAGCCTCGCCCGCAGATAGTGATATATGGCAAGGCAGGACATGCCGAAGTCAACGGCCTTGTAGGGCAGACCAATGGAGAGGCGATTGTGGTGGAGAACCTGTCTCAGCTCGACCGTATAGATTTCAGCCGCGACATCGCGCTCTATTCCCAGACCACAATGCCGCTGAGCGGATTTGCCGAAATGACCCGGGAGATAGAGCGTCGGAAAGCCCCGGGCGTAAGTTTCAGGTATTTCGATACAATATGCCGTCAGGTAGCTAACCGGGTCAACCATCTGCGGGAGTTTGCCGGAGCTCATGATGTGGTGCTTTTTGTGGCTGGAGCCAAAAGCAGCAACGGCAAGGTGCTTTACAATGAATGCCGGGCAGTGAACCCACGCACCTATCTTGTATCGTCATCCGATGATTTTGACTCTTCCTGGATAAGCGGTGCCGAGTCTGTAGGCATATGTGGAGCCACATCTACTCCGCGATGGCTGATGGAGCAGGTGAGAGATGCCCTTACCGATTACATTTCAAAAAAATTTCATGAAGCTTAG
- the porQ gene encoding type IX secretion system protein PorQ has product MKLRPGNIFRVTFLLGALGLCAFSAWAQGSGDTFYSFLNVPSSTLAYGLGGINISNIDDDINASDRNPGLLGPEVGMQLGVNYMRYVGDSNFAGVKFGMKAGEHGAWAVGVQYLGYGDIKGADINGVLTGDFSPKDMVVSATYAHDITGNWRGGASLKYVYSSYDAYSAMAIATDIGVNYYDPDSDLSFSAVVANLGGQVKRFDRRYERVPVDVRLGVSKGLGSVPLILSLTAHDLTKWHLPYYDNGDGSDGGKPQVKDRFVSNLFRHLVFGADFRASDNFRFGLGYNYRTRTDMSTYRRSILSGFSACLGLNVRNFALGVAMAQPHTGATTIMLNLSTTLYEF; this is encoded by the coding sequence ATGAAACTCCGTCCAGGCAATATCTTTAGAGTGACGTTCTTGCTGGGTGCTTTGGGTCTGTGTGCATTTTCCGCATGGGCTCAGGGTAGTGGTGACACGTTCTATTCTTTTCTGAATGTTCCGTCGTCCACTCTTGCCTACGGCTTGGGTGGGATTAACATCTCAAATATAGATGACGACATAAATGCCTCCGACCGCAATCCGGGATTGCTCGGACCGGAGGTGGGAATGCAGTTGGGTGTCAATTATATGCGCTATGTCGGCGACAGCAATTTTGCCGGAGTGAAATTTGGCATGAAAGCCGGAGAGCATGGCGCGTGGGCTGTCGGAGTGCAGTATTTAGGCTATGGAGATATCAAGGGAGCTGACATAAACGGAGTGCTGACAGGTGATTTTTCACCTAAGGACATGGTGGTATCTGCCACTTATGCTCACGATATCACCGGCAATTGGCGGGGTGGGGCGAGCCTTAAATATGTCTACTCATCCTATGATGCGTATTCTGCAATGGCAATTGCTACCGATATCGGTGTGAATTATTACGACCCTGACAGTGACTTGTCGTTTTCGGCTGTGGTTGCCAATCTCGGAGGACAGGTGAAGCGTTTTGACCGTCGGTATGAGCGTGTGCCTGTCGATGTGAGACTCGGTGTCAGCAAAGGGCTCGGAAGTGTTCCTCTCATTCTCTCGCTCACAGCCCACGATCTCACCAAGTGGCATTTGCCTTATTATGACAATGGCGACGGCTCTGACGGCGGCAAGCCGCAGGTTAAGGACCGTTTTGTGTCCAATCTGTTCCGCCACCTCGTGTTTGGTGCGGATTTCCGTGCGTCCGATAATTTCCGCTTCGGGCTTGGATACAATTATCGTACGCGCACTGACATGTCTACCTACAGGCGTAGCATCCTTTCAGGATTCTCTGCTTGTCTCGGATTGAATGTGCGCAATTTTGCTCTTGGTGTCGCCATGGCTCAGCCCCACACCGGAGCTACAACAATAATGCTTAATCTTTCTACAACTTTATATGAGTTCTGA
- a CDS encoding prephenate dehydrogenase encodes MKILILGAGKMGSFFCDLLSFDHDVAVYDPDPKRLRFTFNARRFSDIEEVDGFLPQLVINASTVKYTIDAFRQVMPYLPDGCIISDIASVKTGLPEFYAGCGHPFVSTHPMFGPTFASLSNLSNENAIIISEGDHLGKVFFRDLYTRLRLNIVEYTFAQHDETIAYSLSIPFAATLAFASVMKHQEAPGTTFKRHMQIAEGLMSEDDYLVSEILFNPHTSSQLEGIVGKLNELLEIVKAHDSEAMSRYLLEAREHIK; translated from the coding sequence ATGAAAATCCTTATACTTGGAGCCGGAAAGATGGGCTCCTTCTTCTGTGACCTGTTGTCATTTGACCACGATGTCGCTGTCTACGACCCCGACCCGAAGCGTCTGCGTTTCACGTTCAATGCCAGAAGGTTCTCCGATATTGAGGAGGTGGATGGGTTCCTGCCTCAGTTGGTCATAAATGCATCCACGGTTAAATACACCATTGATGCCTTCCGCCAGGTGATGCCTTATCTGCCCGACGGATGCATCATCAGTGACATTGCGTCGGTCAAGACCGGATTGCCGGAATTCTATGCCGGATGCGGACATCCTTTTGTGAGCACACATCCCATGTTCGGACCTACCTTTGCATCGCTTAGCAACCTTAGCAACGAGAACGCCATAATCATCTCGGAGGGTGATCATCTTGGCAAAGTGTTCTTCAGGGACCTTTATACCAGGCTTAGGCTCAACATCGTTGAGTACACCTTCGCGCAGCACGACGAGACTATCGCCTATTCGCTTTCGATACCGTTTGCAGCTACTCTCGCATTCGCGTCTGTCATGAAGCACCAGGAGGCTCCGGGCACCACTTTCAAGCGTCATATGCAGATTGCCGAAGGGCTAATGAGTGAGGACGATTATCTGGTGAGCGAGATTCTTTTCAACCCTCACACCTCGTCACAGCTTGAAGGTATAGTGGGCAAACTCAACGAGTTGCTTGAGATAGTCAAGGCTCATGATTCCGAAGCTATGTCGAGATATCTGTTAGAGGCACGCGAACATATAAAGTAA
- a CDS encoding bifunctional 3-deoxy-7-phosphoheptulonate synthase/chorismate mutase type II — protein sequence MENILPLAIDSVELNRPIIISGPCSAETEEQVLTTARGLARAGIKVFRAGIWKPRTKPGGFEGIGVPGLAWLNKVKEETGMKVSTEVANRGHVEAALEYGVDLLWIGARTSANPFAMQEIADVLKDAGKDIPVLVKNPVNPDLDLWIGALERLYNAGIRRLGVIHRGFSTYGPQIYRNHPQWRIPLELRRRFPSIPIICDPSHIGGKRELIASLSQQALDMGFDGLIIESHCDPDCAWSDRNQQITPEVLGVILDNLVFRDAPVPTENLVHLRRQIDQLDNELIEVLGKRMNVSREIGAFKKEHNMPVVQAGRYDDIMTTRVLAAKSMGMSEDFMRSILSTIHEESVRIQVELNNKKQS from the coding sequence ATGGAAAATATTCTCCCGCTCGCTATAGACAGTGTTGAGCTCAACCGTCCCATCATAATTTCAGGTCCGTGCAGCGCAGAGACCGAAGAACAGGTCCTGACCACAGCCCGCGGTCTTGCGCGTGCAGGCATAAAAGTATTTCGTGCAGGCATATGGAAGCCTCGCACCAAGCCGGGAGGCTTCGAGGGTATAGGTGTTCCGGGGCTTGCTTGGCTCAATAAGGTAAAGGAGGAGACCGGTATGAAAGTGTCGACCGAAGTGGCTAACCGAGGTCATGTCGAGGCGGCTCTTGAATATGGAGTAGACCTGTTGTGGATAGGTGCGCGCACGTCTGCCAATCCGTTCGCAATGCAGGAGATTGCCGATGTGCTTAAAGATGCGGGCAAGGATATACCAGTGCTTGTCAAGAATCCTGTCAATCCCGACCTCGACCTGTGGATAGGTGCGCTCGAACGCCTCTATAACGCAGGTATCCGCCGTCTTGGTGTCATACATCGCGGATTCTCCACTTACGGACCGCAGATTTATCGCAATCATCCGCAGTGGCGCATACCTTTGGAGCTGCGCCGCCGTTTCCCCTCCATTCCTATAATATGTGACCCGAGTCATATAGGAGGCAAGCGCGAACTCATTGCCTCCCTCTCCCAGCAGGCCCTCGATATGGGATTCGACGGTCTTATCATAGAGAGCCATTGCGATCCTGACTGTGCGTGGAGCGACCGTAACCAGCAGATAACTCCCGAGGTGCTTGGTGTTATTCTCGACAATCTTGTGTTCCGTGACGCTCCTGTCCCCACCGAGAATCTTGTGCATCTGCGTCGTCAGATCGACCAGCTTGACAACGAACTGATCGAAGTGCTCGGAAAGCGGATGAATGTGTCGCGTGAGATCGGTGCTTTCAAGAAGGAGCACAACATGCCTGTAGTCCAGGCAGGGCGTTACGATGATATCATGACCACGCGTGTGCTTGCTGCCAAGTCAATGGGCATGAGCGAGGATTTCATGCGTTCGATACTGTCGACAATCCACGAGGAGTCGGTGCGCATACAGGTGGAGCTAAACAATAAAAAGCAGTCGTAA
- a CDS encoding pyridoxal phosphate-dependent aminotransferase yields MNIQPSQRVQQIKEYYFSTKLKEISALRSRGIDIISLGIGGPDLPPPSGVITTMAEAVHDPSNHGYQPHVGVPQLREAFARWYGRWYGVEVDPLTEIQPLIGSKEGVTHISLAFLNPGDKVLIPDPGYPTYSSISRMAGAEVVTYDLTEDSGWQPDFDAIERLDLTRVKLMWLNYPHMPTGAKARRETFEKAIDFGRRHGIVIVHDNPYSFILNPEPMSILSVPGAKEIAIELNSLSKSHNMPGWRVGVAISNPEFLSWILRIKSNIDSGQFKPLMLAAAKALEEEAGWHESLNAAYASRRVIAERIMEALGCTFDPSQSGLFLWGRISDPEVDSERLADRILDEARVFVTPGFIFGHNGERYIRISLCAPEEKLSEALDRIRKAMSK; encoded by the coding sequence ATGAATATTCAACCCTCACAACGAGTACAGCAGATAAAGGAATATTACTTCTCTACAAAACTTAAAGAGATATCAGCTCTTCGTAGCCGGGGCATTGATATAATATCGCTCGGGATCGGAGGTCCCGACCTTCCGCCACCCTCAGGCGTCATAACGACTATGGCTGAAGCTGTCCATGACCCTTCCAATCATGGATATCAGCCACATGTCGGTGTTCCACAGCTCCGTGAGGCGTTTGCCCGATGGTATGGGAGATGGTATGGGGTAGAGGTCGACCCTCTCACCGAGATACAGCCTCTCATCGGCTCTAAGGAAGGGGTGACCCACATATCCCTTGCTTTCTTGAATCCCGGAGATAAGGTGCTGATACCCGACCCGGGCTATCCAACATATTCATCCATAAGCCGTATGGCAGGAGCGGAAGTTGTCACATACGATCTTACGGAGGATAGCGGTTGGCAGCCTGATTTCGATGCGATCGAACGTCTCGACCTTACTCGTGTGAAACTTATGTGGCTCAATTATCCGCATATGCCTACAGGTGCTAAAGCCCGCAGGGAGACTTTTGAGAAGGCTATCGATTTCGGAAGGCGTCACGGAATAGTCATCGTGCATGACAATCCATACTCGTTTATTCTCAATCCTGAACCTATGAGCATCCTTTCTGTGCCGGGAGCAAAGGAGATAGCCATAGAACTGAACTCGCTAAGCAAGAGCCACAATATGCCCGGATGGCGTGTAGGGGTGGCTATAAGCAACCCGGAGTTCCTGTCATGGATACTGCGCATCAAGAGCAATATCGATTCCGGTCAGTTCAAGCCGCTTATGCTTGCTGCCGCCAAGGCTCTTGAGGAGGAGGCTGGCTGGCACGAAAGCCTGAATGCCGCCTATGCCTCAAGGCGTGTCATAGCCGAGCGCATCATGGAGGCTTTAGGCTGCACGTTCGACCCTTCTCAGTCGGGACTTTTCCTGTGGGGGCGCATAAGCGATCCTGAGGTGGACTCAGAGCGTCTTGCCGACAGGATTCTTGATGAGGCAAGGGTGTTTGTGACCCCTGGATTCATATTCGGACATAACGGTGAGAGGTATATCCGTATCTCCCTTTGCGCCCCTGAGGAAAAGCTTTCCGAAGCTCTTGACCGCATACGGAAGGCTATGTCAAAATAA